The sequence below is a genomic window from Actinokineospora baliensis.
GCTGTCGCGGATGCCCTACAACCGGATGCGCAACCGCATGTTCGCCGGGTACGTGCCCGAGGCCAACATCGACCGCATGCTCGCCGCCCTCGTCGCCGACGGCCGCGCGGGCCAGACCAGGCTGATCTACCTGGACACCTTCGGCGGCAAGGCCAACGAACCCGCCCGCACCGCCACCGCGTTCGTGCACCGCACCTCGAAGATGCTCGCCGGGTTCGTCTGCGGCCTCAACGACCCCGCCGCCACCACCGAGGACACCCAGGCCGCCACCGCCTGGCTCGCCTCCGCGTTCCCGACCCTGGAGCCGGGCTCGCAGGGCGAGAGCTACCAGAACTTCTTCGACCCGGCGCTGCCGGACTGGCGGCGCTCCTACTACGCGGAGAACTACGACCGGCTCGCCAGGATCAAGCGCAAGTACGACCCGCACCAGTTCTTCCGCTTCGCCCGCGCCATCGGCTGAGCGGACGCGCGTCGACCGGGTCGGGTGATTTCCCCGACCCGGTCTTCGGCGACTCCGCCGCCCATTCCGGCGAATGCCACCGGCGGCACCCCTGTCATTCTCCTCAGGCCCCTGGCCGGTAATGTCCCCGTCACACGACCGAGATGGTCGTTCCCCACCGGCGATGTCACCAGCAACGGCGCACGCACTCCGGCCACCCATCCCCGGAAAACGTGCACAGCCGCGAAGAACGCCTAGATCGGAGCAGGCATGGGAATAGTCAAGTTCTCGTTGTCGATGTCCCTCGACGGGTTCATCGCCGGTGTCGACGACCGGCCCGGCCAGGACATGGGTGAGGGCGGCGAGGCACTGCACCACTGGGTGCACGGCGGCGTGCCCGGCAGCTTCGGCTGCACCGGCGTCGACCGCGAGGTCCTCGAGGAACTGCACGAGGCCAACGGCGCGATGATCGTCGGCAGGCGCATGTTCGACATCGACGAGGCCTGGGGCGGCAACACCCCCGGCGGCGTCCCCTGCTTCGTCCTCACCCACAACCCGCCCGCCGAGTGGGTGCGCCCGGACTCCCCGTTCACCTTCGTCACCGACGGCATCCACAGCGCCCTGGCCAAGGCCAGGGCCGCCGCGGGCGACAAGGACGTCGAGGTCGCCAGCGCCAAGGTCGTGCAGCAGTTCCTGCGCGCCGACCTCATCGACGAGTTCACCCTGCACCTGGCGCCGATCCTGCTCGGCCGCGGCATCCGGCTGTTCGAACACCTCGACGACCTCAAGGTCACCACCGAGCGCACCCGGGTCCGCGAGTCGAACCACGCCACCCACATCACTTTCCGCGTGCTCAAAGAGAACGCCTAGCGAAATCGCCCTTATCGACCACGAAATCGCGGCCGATACGCCACCGGGGCCCGTGCTCCACTCGCCACTGCGCCGAGCGGAGCACGGGCCCTGACCTTTGCGTCACCACCGGTCACCGCATTCCAGAAGAAGCCAGACATCGCCGGTTCGAGAAAAATAGGCGATCGTCTCGACGGCGATCTGGAGGATCACATGGTGGCACCAGCGGCTGGCACCAGCGCCGCACCAAGCACCGAAAAACAACGGGTTCCCCGACTCGAGGGTATCCGCGGGATCTGCGCGTTGGGCGTGGTCATCACGCACACCGCGTTCATCTCCGGCCTCGTCGGCTCCTACGACTCCCCACCGACCAACATGTTCGCCGCGGCGCTGATGTCCGGCTTCACCGTCAGCCTCTCCCCCTTCTTCGTGCTCTCCGGGCTGCTGCTGTACCGGCCGTTCGCCAGGGCGTCGCTGTCGGACAAACCCGGCCCACCACTGGGCAAGTTCTTCACCCGCCGGGTGTTCCGGCTCTTACCCGCCTACTACGCCCTCACCCTGGTCTGCCTCTTCGCGCTCAACCTCGGCGCCGTCGACAGCGTCTGGTACGTGCTGCGCCCGCTGGTGCTGATGCAGAACTACGACGCGGTGTGGATGGCGGGCATGGACCCGACCTGGTCGGTGCCCACGGAGATGCAGTTCTACCTGGTGCTGCCGCTGCTGGCCTGGGTCATGG
It includes:
- a CDS encoding dihydrofolate reductase family protein; translation: MGIVKFSLSMSLDGFIAGVDDRPGQDMGEGGEALHHWVHGGVPGSFGCTGVDREVLEELHEANGAMIVGRRMFDIDEAWGGNTPGGVPCFVLTHNPPAEWVRPDSPFTFVTDGIHSALAKARAAAGDKDVEVASAKVVQQFLRADLIDEFTLHLAPILLGRGIRLFEHLDDLKVTTERTRVRESNHATHITFRVLKENA